The DNA segment TACACTTTTCTAAAACATATTTTTATTATGGAAGAGCTTAAACTTTAATGTCTTTGAAGATTTGACTCAAAGGgcctacaagaaaagacacATCCCCAAAATGCATTCTGAATTACATTACCACCAAAATCTGTTACATCGAGTACACCAGTCCCTTGGTGAATGGATTATCTTTTGTTACTGTACGCTGGTGGACAGTACTCTAATTTTCCTCAGACTTAGGTgttaagagcataagaacataagagagtTATAAGCCAGCAAGTCTACctgtagcagtccctgtatgaaccATCCTACCTTCATCCACTTACATCCCTATACATAGGTTTACCTACTTATTCTTCCTAGTGACTCGCCACAAACAGCCTGATTATGGAGTCTTTTCCATTCATATATCACTCTGAGAAAtcatttcttcctattcctttttttatatctaatttTATTATGTTAAGTCTATCATTCTCCAGTCATCCCATCCAGTACAGTAAGGCTGCTCACATATAGTGCTGGAGTACTAACTCCAACTATGAGGtccttatccttttccttctcagttAAAAGTTATATGACATGAATTGTTAACATTCATAACATgatattttcttcgttttctcagtgttttttttatttatttattatttatttatttatttttttttatttagaatgATTAATCCACGTCCAAACAAAATACTTCAAACTCTCTCCTTGTTCCTTCATTTTCGTTTTAAAAATATCATCAAGAAATATTCCCTCTTGCAGCGGTCTCCTACATCAGGATCTCTTTGTCCAGTTATTTACCTAGTGTACTATTGTGTAAATTGTACAGGTTGCAGCAGTACTTTCCCCAATCACAGctatcttgaaaaaaaataaataaataaattacgaGAAAGCTTATGCAgttattcgtttctttttttgtgtgtgtgtgtctcaataAGGTTCTAGGACAGGGAAGCTTTGAACGTAACAGTATGATAACCGTATGTCATGACGGGTTACCGAAGCCTCACATTGCCCTTTAATGTTTTTTACACCCTTAACACAGGAATCTGAACCGTCGTAGCGCAgacagtagcagtggtagtgatggcaCTACTTCGGAGGAGTCTCCAGTAGCGAAAAGGTATGTGGAGATATGATAATTGTATGCTACTAGGGCTCAAATGGAGGAAGGCTTTCATTGATACAATATGACAATGGTGTCAGCAAGCTTTGCTGTGGGGAAGACTTTACATACTATACAATGATAACTGCGTCACATATGTGACGCATATGATCACGTACTGTACGTAGTGTTTTAGTTGTACCCACGACACAGGAGCCTCAGCCTTCTTGCTGACAACCTAGTAAATTACTAAGAAACTAGCGAGGATGGTGCGGTAGTGAAACGATGAGTGGAGCTGTGACAATTGGTCTTAAAGGCTCAAGGGAACGGAGGCTTCCAACGGCACAGTGATAATTGTGTTATTAAGCATGAAATGGAGGGAGGCTTTGAAGGGTATGTGATATTCATGTCATCAATGTTTACGAACGAGGTTACACACTGTACacaaaagacaaaggaagaataaacaacaGCAGGCCTGTTAATCCTTAAGGGGCTGTTTGTGGGGGCTACGCTATCTAGCATGTAAAATAAATGGAGTAACAATATGAAAACTACATGCCTACGTTGTCATTAGTCatcttgtgtctttttttttttcacctacaaCACAGGAGCCTGAACTTTCTTGCTGCCAGTAACGGTGAAGGTGACAGCACCTCAGAGGAGGCTAGAGTGGTGAAGCGGTAAGTGGAGGCCCGATTTTTAAGAGGTGCACTGTAATAGTTGCATGTCACTGAGCATCGACTCACTGGTAGACAATGTTCCCTGTAAATACTAATACTTTTTTGACGttcacttttcctcttgtctGTCCCATAGTTTTGTATCTaagtatatacaaaaaaaaaaaaaaaaaaaaaaaaaaagccttctattatattattattattattatttatttatctatttatttttatttatttatttatttatttttatttatttttatttttttcacctacaACACAGGAGCCTGAACTTTCTTGCTGCCAGTAACAGTGGAGGTGACAGCACCTCAGAGGAGGTTGGAGTGGTGAAGCGGTAAGTGGAGGCCCGATTTTTAAGAGGTGCACTGTGATAGTTGCATGTCACTGAGCATCGACTCACTGGTAGACAATGTTCCCTGTAAATACTAATACTTTTTAGACGttcacttttcctcttgtctcttccatAGTCTTGTATTCTAGAATAGACAACAAAAAAAGCCTtctattctattattattattattattgttattattattattattattattattatttatttatttatttatttatttatttatttttatttatttatttttatttatttatttttttttttacctacaacaCAGGAGCCTGAACTTTCTTGCTGCCAGTAACAGTGGAGGTGACACCTCAGAGGAGGCTAGAGTGGTGAAGCGGTAAGTGGAGGCCCGAGTTTTAAGAGCTGCACTGTGATAGTTGCATGTCACTGAGCATCGACTCACTGGTATACAATGTTCCCTGTAAATACTAATACTTTTTTGACGttcacttttcctcttgtctGTCCCATAGTTTTGTATTCtagaatagacaaaaaaaaagccttctattatattattattattattatttatttatctatttatttttatttatttatttatttatttttatttatttattaatttattttacctacaacataGGAGCCTGAACTTTCTTGCTGCCAGTAACAGTGGAGGTGACAGCACCTCAGAGGAGGTTGGAGTGGTGAAGCGGTAAGTGGAGGCCCGATTTTTAAGAGGTGCACTGTGATAGTTGCATGTCACTGAGCATCGACTCACTGGTAGACAATGTTCCCTGTAAATACTAATACTTTTTAGACGttcacttttcctcttgtctcttccatAGTCTTGTATTCTAGAATAGACAACAAAAAAAGCCTtctattctattattattattattattgttattattattattattattattattatttatttatttatttatttatttatttatttttatttatttatttttatttatttattttttttttttcacctacaaCACAGGAGCCTGAACTTTCTTGCTGCCAGTAACAGTGGAGGTGACACCTCAGAGGAGGCTAGAGTGGTGAAGCGGTAAGTGGAGGCCCGATTTTTAGGAGCTGCACTGTGATAGTTGCATGTCACTGAGCATCGACTCACTGGTAGACAATGTTCCCTGTAAATACTAATACTTTTTAGACGttcacttttcctcttgtctcttccatAGTCTTGTATTCtagaatagacaaaaaaaaagccttctattctattattattatttatttatttatttatttatttttatttatttatttattttatatattttatttatttattttttatttattttttttttttcacctacaaCACAGGAGCCTGAACTTTCTTGCTGACAGTAACAGTGGAGGTGACAGCACCTCAGAGGAGGTTGGAGTGGTGAAGCGGTAAGTGGAGGCCCGATTTTTAAGAGGTGCACTGTGATAGTTGCATGTCACTGAACATTGACTCACTGGTAGACAATGTTCCCTGTAAATACTAATACTTTTTAGACGTTCACTTTTCCTTTTGCCTCTTCCATAGTGTTGTAtcctagaatatatatatatatatatatatatatatatatatatatatatatatatatatatatatatatatatatatatatatatatatatatatatatatatatatatatatataaacttctattttctattttttttttttttctatgtccaTTCAAATGCATATGGGAGCTGCACTATATAGCAACACAGGAGCTTGAACATTCTTGCTGAAGACTCTAGTGACGGAAACAGCTCTTCCAACAAGTTTACAGTAGTGAAGCGATAAGTAGCAGAGCGATGGCGGTGTCAATTGAGTTCAAGGGAATGAGCTTTGAGCGCTACACTACGATAGTTACATTGATTCTCACTGGTAGACTGTGTTTCCCATAAATACTAATAGTAACTTTTTAGACGATTACTTTTCCTTCACAGTCTTCTGTAGTTTTGTATCctaaaagagacaaaaataactTCTATTTTCCTTAACATTGCTCTAAATATCAACAAAAGACAACCATACCATTAAAAGCATTCAACAGAGGAAGGACTGAAACCGTACAACGGTTTGACGTCATAAAGGCTTAAGAAGGAGGTTTCGCACTGTGCCATATGCTTATCGAATGTCATGTTAAGTTACTGAAGTCATACATTGTATTTTTCGTACCCACGACACAGGAGTCCGAGACTTTACGCCAGCAACTCAAACAGTGATGGAACAAGTAACAGTTCTGGTGTCTAATAGACAGCAATGGTGAAACGGTAACAAGGTGCGTACCTGTCAGTTAATTTGATTCCTTCAATTTAAATTACCATTTCCTGCCCATGATATAAAGAACATGAAACAATAGTGCTCTAacggtgatagtagtagtagtagtagtagtagtagtagtagtagtagtagtaggagtagtagtagtagtagcagtagtagcagtagtagtagtagtagtagtagcagcagcagcagtagcagtagtagtagtattggtggtggtgcaagtggTGGTaattctaccaccactacaactaccacaaaaggaaaagcagtagcaccaacagtagtagtaatagtagtagtagtagtagtagtagtagtagtagtagtagtagtagtagtaccaataatagtagcagtaaaagtagcCGCAGTGAATGTTATTACTGTCTGTAGTAGTCGCAGTGAATGTTGTTAcactttgttattgttgttgtactagAAGGAACAGCTGCCACCACT comes from the Scylla paramamosain isolate STU-SP2022 chromosome 28, ASM3559412v1, whole genome shotgun sequence genome and includes:
- the LOC135114942 gene encoding uncharacterized protein LOC135114942 isoform X6; protein product: MRVSVALMFMGAVLLANLLTVNAVPSLYRNLNRRSADSSSGSDGTTSEESPVAKRSLNFLAASNGEGDSTSEEARVVKRSLNFLAASNSGGDSTSEEVGVVKRSLNFLAASNSGGDSTSEEVGVVKRSLNFLADSNSGGDSTSEEVGVVKRSPRLYASNSNSDGTSNSSGV
- the LOC135114942 gene encoding uncharacterized protein LOC135114942 isoform X1, yielding MRVSVALMFMGAVLLANLLTVNAVPSLYRNLNRRSADSSSGSDGTTSEESPVAKRSLNFLAASNGEGDSTSEEARVVKRSLNFLAASNSGGDSTSEEVGVVKRSLNFLAASNSGGDTSEEARVVKRSLNFLAASNSGGDSTSEEVGVVKRSLNFLAASNSGGDTSEEARVVKRSLNFLADSNSGGDSTSEEVGVVKRSPRLYASNSNSDGTSNSSGV
- the LOC135114942 gene encoding uncharacterized protein LOC135114942 isoform X3; this encodes MRVSVALMFMGAVLLANLLTVNAVPSLYRNLNRRSADSSSGSDGTTSEESPVAKRSLNFLAASNGEGDSTSEEARVVKRSLNFLAASNSGGDSTSEEVGVVKRSLNFLAASNSGGDTSEEARVVKRSLNFLAASNSGGDSTSEEVGVVKRSLNFLAASNSGGDSTSEEVGVVKRSPRLYASNSNSDGTSNSSGV
- the LOC135114942 gene encoding uncharacterized protein LOC135114942 isoform X4 translates to MRVSVALMFMGAVLLANLLTVNAVPSLYRNLNRRSADSSSGSDGTTSEESPVAKRSLNFLAASNGEGDSTSEEARVVKRSLNFLAASNSGGDSTSEEVGVVKRSLNFLAASNSGGDTSEEARVVKRSLNFLAASNSGGDSTSEEVGVVKRSLNFLADSNSGGDSTSEEVGVVKRSPRLYASNSNSDGTSNSSGV
- the LOC135114942 gene encoding uncharacterized protein LOC135114942 isoform X2, which encodes MRVSVALMFMGAVLLANLLTVNAVPSLYRNLNRRSADSSSGSDGTTSEESPVAKRSLNFLAASNGEGDSTSEEARVVKRSLNFLAASNSGGDSTSEEVGVVKRSLNFLAASNSGGDSTSEEVGVVKRSLNFLAASNSGGDTSEEARVVKRSLNFLADSNSGGDSTSEEVGVVKRSPRLYASNSNSDGTSNSSGV
- the LOC135114942 gene encoding uncharacterized protein LOC135114942 isoform X5 codes for the protein MRVSVALMFMGAVLLANLLTVNAVPSLYRNLNRRSADSSSGSDGTTSEESPVAKRSLNFLAASNGEGDSTSEEARVVKRSLNFLAASNSGGDTSEEARVVKRSLNFLAASNSGGDSTSEEVGVVKRSLNFLAASNSGGDTSEEARVVKRSLNFLADSNSGGDSTSEEVGVVKRSPRLYASNSNSDGTSNSSGV